The following DNA comes from Gemella massiliensis.
CTAGTAGAGTTGTAAGGTATTCTATTGATTTGCTGTGAATAGGAAAAGTTTCAGGGGTAAATGCTCCTATTGCACTAATTACAACATCAAATTTTTTTAAATCATTCTTAGTTAAATCGAATAAATCTTTTTCAATAACTTCATTTGTTACTGTTTTGTTGGTTGAACGAACGATTGCTGTAACATCGTGATTACGTTCTACTGCTTCTTTTACAATTAAACTACCTGCTTTACCGTTTGCTCCTATAACTGCTATTTTCATTTCAATGACCTCCGTTTTTAAATCTATTATTGAATTTTTGTTTTGATAATAATATAATATACTTATACAAACTAAATGTAAAGTACGCACTTTAAGGTAATATAATTACTTAAAAGAAACTATTGTGTATTATAAGTTTTATTAGATATAAAACTTAATTTTTTCGGAGGTAATTAATTATGGAAAAAAATTTACCGGCATGTCCTGTGGAACTGACACTAACTCTTATAAGTAATAGGTGGAGAATACTTATTATTCGTGATTTATTAGAGGGAACTAAACGTTTTGGAGAATTAAAAAGATCTGTAGGTAATGTATCACAAAAAGTTCTTACCGCCAATTTACGTGAAATGGAAAAAAGCGGATTAATTAATAGAAAAGTTTATGCAGAAGTACCGCCACGTGTTGAATATTCGTTAACGGATTTAGGAAATTCTTTAGAACTAGTGATAAACTCATTAGGTTCTTGGGGAATGACATATAGAAATAAACTGGAAAATTTATAAAAAGAAAATAATTTAGATGATAATTAATTGTTTATGAGTTATAATATAGTCAAGGTGCATAAGTATGCACTATTATTTTAATATATATTAAAGGGGAATAACTATGAATAAAAATAGTTTGTTGTCAAAAGTATTTCATAGATACTTCATTGTAGCACTAAACGGTATGGCTCTTGGGTTGTTTTGTACTCTTATAATCGGGCTTATTATTAAACAGATAGCATTAAGCTTAAGTGGAGGGTTATCAGGATTTTTAGTTGCTGTAGCGACGATAGCCATGGCACTTACAGGACCTGTAATCGGTATAGGAGTAGCACATGCGTTGAAAGCACCTAAGTTAGTAATTTTAGCATCAGGTGTTGTTGGATTTCTTGGAGCATTTGGTTCTAACCTTGGTACAAACCATCTAATTGAACAGGGGAAACTTTCTATTAGTGGTTCAGGTGATCCGCTTGGGGCTTTTATTGCTGTCGTTATTGCGGCTGAGTGTGGACGATTAATTTCAGGAAAAACAAAAATAGATATTATTGTAACACCTTTTGTTA
Coding sequences within:
- a CDS encoding winged helix-turn-helix transcriptional regulator, yielding MEKNLPACPVELTLTLISNRWRILIIRDLLEGTKRFGELKRSVGNVSQKVLTANLREMEKSGLINRKVYAEVPPRVEYSLTDLGNSLELVINSLGSWGMTYRNKLENL